One window from the genome of Epinephelus fuscoguttatus linkage group LG3, E.fuscoguttatus.final_Chr_v1 encodes:
- the krt98 gene encoding keratin 98 translates to MSLSTRSYGQRTMSVYGGAGGRGTRISSSQQSYGSSSGGFNLADGLDLHVGANEKATMQNLNDRLASYLEKVRTLEKENDRLDKQIREWYQSRTVICHDYTSYLATIDDLKDKIRIASRLNAKTILDIDNAKLAADDFKMKYENELAMRMTVEADINGLKKVLDEMNLAKMDLETQYESLKDELIMLKRNHEEELALLRSQMGGQVNVAVDASPSTDLNQVMSEIREHYEGVIGKNRKDLDMWYQNKMAAVEQEVITHTETLVTSRSEIKDLKSMLQRLQIDLQSNLSMKASLEGTLAETQSRYAAQLAGLQNMVTSLEAQLSQLHANIASNKQEYDMLLDLKTRLELEIAEYRRLLDGEDESSKQVVTKVITVVQTVVDGRVVESSKTVDVDVDEIES, encoded by the exons ATGTCTCTCAGCACCAGATCCTACGGCCAGAGGACCATGAGCGTCTACGGTGGAGCAGGAGGCCGTGGCACCCGTATCTCCTCATCCCAGCAGAGCTACGGTTCATCCTCCGGGGGCTTCAACCTGGCCGATGGCCTGGACCTCCACGTCGGGGCCAACGAGAAGGCCACAATGCAGAATCTGAATGACCGCCTGGCCTCCTACCTGGAGAAGGTGCGCACCCTGGAGAAGGAGAATGACCGCCTGGACAAACAGATCAGAGAGTGGTACCAGAGTAGGACCGTCATCTGCCACGACTACACCAGCTACCTCGCCACCATTGACGACCTGAAGGACAAG ATTCGCATTGCCTCCAGGCTCAATGCCAAGACAATCCTGGACATTGACAACGCAAAACTGGCTGCTGATGACTTTAAGATGAA GTATGAGAACGAGCTGGCCATGAGGATGACTGTGGAGGCAGACATCAACGGGCTGAAGAAGGTGCTGGATGAGATGAACCTGGCCAAAATGGATCTGGAGACCCAGTATGAGTCCCTGAAGGACGAGCTCATCATGCTCAAGAGGAATCATGAAGAG GAGTTGGCTCTGCTGAGGAGTCAGATGGGCGGCCAGGTCAACGTGGCCGTGGATGCTTCTCCCTCTACAGACCTCAACCAGGTTATGTCCGAGATCAGGGAACACTACGAGGGCGTGATCGGCAAGAACCGCAAGGACCTTGACATGTGGTACCAGAACAAG ATGGCAGCAGTGGAGCAGGAagtgatcacacacacagaaactctgGTGACGTCCCGGTCAGAGATTAAGGACTTGAAGAGCATGCTACAGAGGCTACAGATTGACCTGCAGTCCAATCTGAGCATG AAAGCATCCCTGGAGGGCACCTTGGCAGAAACTCAATCCCGCTACGCTGCACAGCTAGCAGGCCTGCAGAACATGGTCACAAGCCTGGAGGCTCAGCTGTCTCAGCTCCACGCCAACATCGCCAGCAACAAGCAGGAGTACGACATGCTGCTCGACCTGAAGACCCGGCTGGAGCTGGAGATCGCAGAGTACAGGAGGTTGCTGGATGGCGAGGATGAGAG TTCAAAACAAG TGGTCACAAAGGTCATCACAGTGGTGCAGACAGTTGTGGACGGAAGGGTGGTCGAGAGCAGCAAGACCGTTGATGTGGACGTGGATGAGATTGAGTCATGA